The Streptococcus oralis Uo5 genome includes a window with the following:
- a CDS encoding NUDIX domain-containing protein has product MADTKIPAGMTEKEYYEIHASQEEFLDWYYKQELPQYEKPSVTVDMVAYCFVEGKIKLLLIRRKAHPYQNCLALVGGFMDKGEDAAHACQREVREEVNLDLPLEKIEQLMTVSTPGRDPRGWTVTIAHLVYLPSRALDLVQAGDDAKDVVFVDVDFQTGKCYLDGVELEEQAFAFDHYAIIQESIKRIQGRLDWNPTFLYLLEEEFTVYEGTELVNLINPGRPIVSNNFLVKYGEYVEEVGLKRVPKKKPRKTYRLK; this is encoded by the coding sequence ATGGCAGACACAAAGATTCCAGCCGGGATGACGGAAAAAGAATATTATGAAATCCATGCCAGTCAGGAGGAGTTTTTAGACTGGTACTACAAGCAGGAACTCCCTCAATATGAAAAACCAAGTGTGACAGTGGATATGGTAGCCTACTGCTTTGTCGAAGGAAAGATCAAGCTCCTGCTGATCCGTCGCAAGGCTCACCCTTATCAGAATTGTTTAGCCTTAGTTGGAGGTTTTATGGACAAGGGAGAAGATGCTGCACATGCCTGTCAGCGCGAAGTGAGAGAGGAAGTCAATCTCGATCTACCTTTGGAAAAAATCGAGCAATTGATGACCGTATCGACTCCCGGGCGTGATCCGCGGGGTTGGACGGTGACCATTGCTCACTTAGTGTACCTGCCTAGTCGTGCCTTAGACCTTGTTCAGGCAGGTGACGATGCCAAGGATGTCGTTTTCGTAGATGTCGATTTTCAGACAGGCAAATGCTACCTAGATGGAGTCGAGCTGGAGGAGCAAGCCTTCGCCTTTGACCATTATGCCATTATCCAAGAATCCATCAAACGGATCCAAGGGCGACTTGACTGGAATCCTACCTTCCTTTATCTACTGGAGGAGGAGTTCACTGTCTATGAAGGGACTGAACTGGTCAATCTCATCAACCCCGGTCGCCCAATCGTCAGCAATAACTTTCTCGTAAAATACGGAGAATATGTAGAAGAAGTCGGACTCAAACGAGTTCCTAAAAAGAAACCAAGAAAAACCTATCGATTGAAATAA
- the pnuC gene encoding nicotinamide riboside transporter PnuC, translating into MKTVTKKITQFIENFKNVHAEARKIGFVGTMRLLWKDLFVGRSLVQWLYLIALSSVPLILEFTQNAESHDWLSLFASWTGIVCVILVAEGRASNYLFGAINSAIYLILAMNATFYGEVLTTVYFFVMQPIGLYAWLSNRINEQEKPEESHFEAKKLSVLDWLKYLALTAIIWIGMGLAYQSINSARPFRDSVTDATNGVGQLLMTRLYREQWIFWIATNLFSIYLWWGENIHIQGMYWVYTLNSLVGWYQWTKAVRKEA; encoded by the coding sequence ATGAAAACAGTAACTAAAAAAATCACACAATTTATCGAAAATTTTAAAAATGTCCATGCAGAAGCCCGCAAAATCGGTTTTGTAGGAACCATGCGCTTGCTCTGGAAAGATCTCTTTGTCGGTCGTAGCCTTGTCCAGTGGTTGTATCTCATCGCTTTGTCGAGTGTTCCATTAATCTTAGAGTTCACGCAAAATGCAGAAAGCCATGACTGGTTGAGCTTGTTTGCATCTTGGACTGGGATTGTCTGTGTTATCTTGGTAGCAGAAGGGCGTGCGAGCAACTATCTCTTTGGGGCCATTAACTCGGCTATCTACTTGATCTTGGCCATGAATGCGACTTTTTATGGAGAAGTCTTGACGACTGTTTACTTCTTTGTCATGCAGCCGATTGGTCTCTATGCTTGGCTGTCCAATCGTATCAATGAACAGGAAAAGCCAGAAGAATCTCACTTTGAAGCTAAGAAATTATCTGTTCTTGACTGGCTCAAGTACTTGGCCTTGACTGCTATTATCTGGATTGGTATGGGCTTGGCTTATCAAAGTATCAATAGCGCTCGCCCTTTCCGTGATAGTGTAACCGATGCGACCAATGGTGTTGGACAGCTCTTGATGACACGTCTCTACCGTGAGCAATGGATTTTCTGGATTGCAACCAATCTCTTTAGTATTTATCTCTGGTGGGGTGAGAATATCCACATCCAAGGGATGTACTGGGTTTACACGCTGAATAGTCTAGTGGGATGGTACCAATGGACTAAGGCAGTTCGAAAGGAGGCATAA
- a CDS encoding ATP-dependent Clp protease ATP-binding subunit, producing MNYSKALNECIESAYMVAGHFGARYLESWHLLIAMSNHSYSVAGATLNDYPYEMDRLEEVALELTETDYSQDETFTELPFSHRLEVLFAEAEYVASVVHAKVLGTEHVLYAILHDGNALATRILERAGFSYEDQKDQVRIAALRRNLEERAGWTREDLKALRQRHRTVADKQNSMANMMGMPQNPSGGLEDYTHDLTEQALSGKLEPVIGRDNEISRMIQILSRKTKNNPVLVGDAGVGKTALALGLAQRIASGNVPAEMAKMRVLELDLMNVVAGTRFRGDFEERMNNIIKDIEEDGKVILFIDELHTIMGSGSGIDSTLDAANILKPALARGTLRTVGATTQEEYQKHIEKDAALSRRFAKVTIEEPSLADSMTILQGLKSTYEKHHRVQITDEAVETAVKMAHRYLTSRHLPDSAIDLLDEAAATVQNKSKHVKADESDLSPADKALMDGKWKQAGQLIAKEQEVPVYKDLVTETEILTTLSRLSGIPVQKLTQTDAKKYLNLEAELHKRVIGQDQAVSSISRAIRRNQSGIRSHKRPIGSFMFLGPTGVGKTELAKALAEVLFDDESALIRFDMSEYMEKFAANRLNGAPPGYVGYEEGGELTEKVRNKPYSVLLFDEVEKAHPDIFNVLLQVLDDGVLTDSKGRKVDFSNTIIIMTSNLGATALRDDKTVGFGAKDIRFDQENMEKRIFEELKKAYRPEFINRIDEKVVFHSLDSKHMQEIVKIMVKPLIASLVEKGIDLKLQASALKLLASQGYDPEMGARPLRRTLQTEVEDKLAELLLKGELVAGKTLKIGVKAGQLKFDIA from the coding sequence ATGAATTATTCAAAAGCATTGAATGAATGTATCGAAAGTGCCTACATGGTTGCGGGCCATTTTGGAGCCCGATATCTAGAGTCTTGGCATTTATTGATTGCCATGTCCAATCACAGTTACAGTGTGGCAGGTGCGACTCTAAATGATTATCCTTATGAAATGGATCGTTTAGAAGAGGTTGCTTTGGAACTGACTGAAACGGACTATAGCCAAGACGAAACCTTTACGGAATTGCCCTTTTCCCATCGTTTGGAGGTTCTCTTTGCAGAAGCAGAGTATGTGGCCTCCGTGGTCCATGCAAAGGTGCTAGGTACAGAGCATGTCCTCTATGCGATTTTGCATGATGGCAATGCCTTGGCAACTCGCATCTTGGAGAGAGCAGGCTTTTCTTATGAAGACCAGAAAGATCAGGTCAGAATTGCTGCTCTTCGTCGCAATTTAGAGGAACGTGCAGGTTGGACAAGAGAAGACCTTAAGGCTTTGCGTCAACGCCATCGCACGGTAGCAGACAAGCAAAATTCCATGGCCAATATGATGGGCATGCCTCAGAATCCAAGTGGTGGTCTAGAGGACTACACGCATGACCTGACGGAGCAAGCGCTCTCTGGCAAGTTAGAGCCAGTTATCGGTCGTGACAATGAAATCTCACGTATGATTCAGATTTTGAGTCGGAAGACCAAGAACAATCCTGTCTTGGTTGGAGATGCTGGTGTCGGGAAAACAGCTCTGGCCCTTGGCCTTGCCCAGCGTATTGCTAGTGGGAATGTACCTGCGGAAATGGCCAAGATGCGCGTTTTGGAACTTGATTTGATGAATGTTGTTGCGGGGACACGTTTCCGTGGAGATTTTGAAGAGCGTATGAACAATATCATCAAGGATATCGAGGAAGATGGCAAAGTGATCCTCTTTATCGATGAACTCCACACCATCATGGGTTCTGGTAGTGGTATTGACTCGACGCTGGATGCAGCCAATATCTTGAAGCCAGCTTTGGCACGTGGAACTTTGAGAACGGTTGGTGCAACCACTCAGGAAGAATACCAAAAACACATCGAAAAAGATGCAGCCCTTTCTCGACGTTTTGCAAAAGTGACGATTGAAGAGCCAAGTCTAGCTGACAGTATGACTATTTTGCAAGGTTTGAAGTCTACCTATGAGAAACACCATCGTGTGCAAATCACAGATGAAGCTGTCGAAACGGCTGTTAAGATGGCCCATCGTTACCTGACCAGTCGTCACTTGCCAGACTCTGCTATCGACCTCTTGGATGAAGCGGCAGCAACTGTGCAAAACAAATCCAAGCATGTGAAAGCAGACGAATCCGACTTGAGTCCAGCTGACAAGGCCTTGATGGATGGCAAGTGGAAACAAGCAGGCCAGCTAATCGCAAAGGAACAGGAAGTCCCTGTCTATAAAGACTTGGTAACAGAGACTGAAATCCTGACTACTTTGAGCCGCTTGTCAGGGATTCCAGTTCAAAAACTGACTCAGACTGATGCTAAGAAATATCTGAACTTGGAAGCTGAACTACACAAACGTGTCATCGGTCAAGATCAAGCTGTTTCAAGCATTAGCCGTGCGATTCGCCGCAACCAGTCAGGGATTCGCAGTCACAAGCGTCCGATTGGTTCCTTTATGTTCCTAGGACCGACGGGTGTCGGTAAGACCGAATTGGCCAAGGCTCTGGCAGAAGTTCTCTTTGATGACGAATCAGCCCTTATCCGCTTTGACATGAGTGAGTATATGGAGAAATTCGCAGCCAACCGTCTCAATGGAGCTCCTCCGGGCTATGTGGGCTACGAAGAAGGTGGGGAGTTGACCGAGAAGGTTCGCAACAAACCATATTCCGTTCTCCTCTTTGACGAGGTAGAGAAGGCCCACCCAGATATCTTCAATGTTCTCTTGCAAGTCTTGGATGATGGAGTTCTAACAGACAGCAAGGGGCGTAAGGTTGACTTTTCAAATACCATCATCATTATGACGTCAAACCTTGGTGCGACGGCTCTTCGTGATGACAAGACAGTCGGCTTTGGGGCCAAGGACATTCGTTTTGACCAGGAAAATATGGAAAAACGAATCTTCGAAGAGTTGAAAAAAGCTTATCGACCAGAGTTTATCAACCGTATTGATGAAAAGGTGGTCTTCCATAGCTTAGATAGCAAACACATGCAGGAAATTGTCAAGATCATGGTGAAACCATTGATTGCTAGCCTGGTAGAGAAGGGCATCGACTTGAAACTGCAAGCTTCAGCCCTGAAGTTGCTAGCTAGTCAAGGATATGATCCAGAAATGGGAGCCCGTCCACTTCGCAGAACCCTGCAAACAGAAGTGGAAGACAAGCTAGCAGAACTCCTTCTTAAGGGAGAACTGGTAGCAGGCAAAACCCTCAAAATTGGTGTCAAAGCTGGACAATTGAAATTTGATATTGCTTAA
- a CDS encoding CtsR family transcriptional regulator — translation MRFKNTSDHIEAYIKAILDQSGIVELQRSQLADTFQVVPSQINYVIKTRFTESRGYLVESKRGGGGYIRIGRIEFSNHHEMLRDLLYSIGERVSQEIYEDILQLLVEQDLMTKQEMTLLTSVATDRVLGEESSVVRANMLRQLLQEVDRKEK, via the coding sequence ATGAGATTTAAAAATACATCAGATCATATCGAAGCCTATATCAAGGCGATTTTAGACCAGTCTGGTATCGTGGAATTGCAACGGAGCCAGTTAGCTGATACCTTTCAGGTTGTGCCAAGTCAGATCAACTATGTCATCAAGACACGTTTTACTGAAAGCAGAGGTTACTTGGTTGAGAGCAAGCGTGGTGGCGGAGGCTACATTCGCATCGGACGGATTGAGTTTTCTAATCATCATGAGATGCTCCGCGATTTGCTTTATTCGATTGGTGAGCGAGTTAGTCAGGAGATTTATGAGGATATTCTCCAGCTTTTGGTGGAACAGGACTTGATGACCAAGCAGGAGATGACCTTGCTGACTTCTGTAGCAACGGATCGTGTCCTAGGGGAAGAATCCTCAGTTGTTCGTGCCAATATGCTCCGACAGCTATTACAAGAGGTAGATAGAAAAGAGAAGTAA
- a CDS encoding Spy0128 family protein, with amino-acid sequence MKKRTSKLFHGLMALLLVVSVFLPALKVSTVVQAEELPASSYTMKTVSTINNNKLVDGAKYGEGKFYLQPTYSFPNDVTLKDGDYMVYHVPNEFKIEKDSVTELKAPDGQTTIAELTTSRADNTATVKVTNAAYFANLSENKAITALFTVVWADSVKLNTPYQIDIPGDQVYTLTRIVPDDDPTGFTKWGVQDSDDPNYVNWRIRVNRYAKSYTGVKLEDTIPEGQVLASEITGYYFTEWNKAEARPRLEAAHINVVDGNHFTITPNGDGTMDGQGLYILYKTRLTAPVDNATKKAFNDVKATTDQETFDVHGFAPLTTTEGIGSGAKSDEVEFQVKKKLEGKTLEADAFTFQLIAPDGSVTEAKNDAEGNIKFPTVKFSNEGTFKYQIKEVNDNKKGYTYDDSVLEAEVTVANVYGQKIASVKYKDSKKEFTNSYAAKEAKLQLEATKVLNGKAIEAGQFEFELKENGAVLHTVSNDANGKIQFPELKFTQEETRTFTISEKAGDVAGVEYDPNAYEVKVVVKDNGQGQLVATPDTKNITFTNVYKAKPAKPIIITATKVLNGKELEADKYEFELKEKESDKVVATAKNAADGTVTFKEIEFATAGDYTYTITEKAGSEKGVTYDTAKHEVKVKVTDNGQGQLEAAVTGDNPTFTNTYKAATTSATITATKVLEGKALEAGKYEFELKEGDKVIGTATNAADGTVTFEDITYTAAGNHTYTITEKAGSEKGVTYDTAKHEVKVAVTDNGAGQLVATVTDNNPTFTNTYKAAKTTATITAKKVLDGKALEADKYEFELKEGDEVIGTAKNAADGTVTFKDIEYKEAGDHTYTITEKAGSEAGVTYDKSTHNVTVNVTDNGAGQLVATVTDNNPTFTNTYVASSTQVPFTAKKVLNGKGKELAAGQFKFELKEGDNVIETVTNAADGTVTFKAIDFAKAGVYTYTITEVKGDDENIKYDENSYKVTVTVTDNGAGQLVTTVEGNNPTITNTYTEPKKEEPKEDPKGEQPKGDLPNTGGADFTAFSTILGLVLAALAGLVYRAKKVD; translated from the coding sequence GTGAAAAAGAGAACTAGTAAACTCTTTCATGGCTTGATGGCCTTGCTGCTAGTAGTGTCAGTTTTTCTACCTGCACTCAAAGTTAGCACAGTTGTTCAAGCGGAGGAACTACCAGCGAGCAGTTATACAATGAAAACTGTTTCAACAATCAACAATAACAAACTTGTTGATGGCGCTAAGTACGGGGAAGGTAAATTCTATCTTCAACCAACTTATAGTTTCCCAAATGATGTAACCCTCAAAGATGGGGATTACATGGTGTATCATGTTCCAAACGAATTTAAAATTGAAAAAGATTCTGTTACGGAATTGAAAGCACCAGATGGGCAAACAACTATTGCTGAATTGACAACTAGTAGAGCAGATAACACAGCTACTGTCAAAGTAACAAATGCTGCTTACTTTGCTAATTTGTCAGAGAACAAGGCAATTACAGCCTTGTTTACAGTCGTTTGGGCAGATAGTGTTAAATTAAACACTCCTTATCAAATTGATATCCCAGGTGACCAAGTTTATACTTTGACTCGTATCGTCCCAGATGATGACCCAACTGGATTTACTAAATGGGGAGTTCAAGACTCAGACGATCCTAACTATGTAAACTGGCGTATCCGTGTTAACCGCTATGCAAAATCTTACACAGGGGTTAAACTCGAAGATACTATTCCAGAAGGACAAGTTCTTGCGAGTGAAATTACTGGTTACTACTTTACTGAGTGGAACAAAGCTGAAGCTCGTCCAAGACTAGAAGCTGCCCATATCAACGTTGTTGATGGAAATCACTTTACAATCACTCCAAACGGTGATGGTACAATGGACGGACAAGGTCTCTATATCCTATATAAAACTCGTCTAACTGCTCCAGTTGACAATGCAACTAAAAAAGCATTCAACGATGTAAAAGCGACAACAGATCAAGAAACATTTGATGTTCATGGATTTGCTCCTTTGACAACTACGGAAGGTATCGGTTCAGGTGCGAAGTCTGATGAGGTTGAATTCCAAGTTAAGAAAAAACTTGAAGGAAAAACTCTTGAGGCAGATGCATTTACTTTCCAATTGATTGCTCCAGATGGTTCTGTAACTGAAGCTAAAAACGATGCTGAAGGAAATATTAAATTCCCAACAGTTAAATTCTCTAATGAAGGTACATTCAAATACCAAATTAAAGAAGTAAATGACAACAAAAAAGGCTATACATACGATGATTCAGTACTTGAAGCAGAAGTTACTGTAGCAAACGTGTATGGTCAAAAGATTGCCAGCGTTAAATATAAAGATTCTAAGAAAGAATTTACAAACTCATACGCTGCTAAAGAAGCAAAACTTCAACTTGAAGCTACTAAAGTCTTGAACGGTAAAGCTATTGAGGCTGGTCAATTTGAATTTGAGTTGAAAGAAAACGGAGCAGTTCTCCACACTGTTTCAAACGATGCAAACGGTAAGATTCAATTCCCAGAACTTAAGTTCACACAAGAAGAAACCCGTACATTCACTATCTCTGAAAAAGCAGGTGATGTAGCCGGAGTTGAATACGATCCAAATGCTTATGAAGTAAAAGTAGTCGTTAAAGATAACGGTCAAGGTCAACTTGTTGCAACACCAGATACAAAGAACATTACTTTCACGAACGTTTATAAAGCTAAACCAGCAAAACCTATTATCATCACAGCTACTAAAGTCTTGAACGGTAAAGAGCTTGAAGCTGATAAATACGAGTTTGAACTTAAAGAAAAAGAAAGTGACAAAGTCGTTGCGACAGCTAAAAACGCTGCAGACGGAACTGTTACTTTCAAAGAAATTGAGTTCGCAACAGCAGGTGACTACACTTACACTATCACTGAAAAAGCAGGTAGCGAAAAAGGTGTGACATACGATACTGCTAAACACGAAGTTAAGGTAAAAGTTACAGATAACGGTCAAGGCCAACTTGAGGCGGCTGTTACAGGTGACAACCCAACCTTCACCAACACTTATAAAGCGGCTACAACAAGTGCTACTATCACGGCTACTAAAGTCTTGGAAGGTAAAGCTCTTGAAGCAGGTAAATATGAGTTTGAACTTAAAGAAGGTGACAAAGTAATCGGAACAGCGACAAACGCAGCAGACGGTACTGTTACTTTCGAAGATATCACGTACACAGCAGCAGGCAACCACACATACACTATCACTGAAAAAGCAGGTAGTGAAAAAGGTGTGACATATGACACTGCTAAACACGAAGTTAAGGTAGCAGTTACAGATAACGGTGCAGGCCAACTTGTTGCGACTGTAACTGATAACAACCCAACTTTCACTAACACTTATAAAGCAGCTAAAACAACAGCAACTATCACAGCTAAGAAAGTCTTGGATGGTAAAGCTCTAGAAGCTGACAAATATGAGTTTGAACTTAAAGAAGGTGACGAAGTAATCGGAACAGCTAAAAATGCTGCAGACGGTACGGTTACTTTCAAAGATATTGAGTACAAAGAAGCAGGCGACCACACATACACTATCACTGAAAAAGCAGGTAGCGAAGCAGGTGTGACATACGATAAATCTACTCACAATGTAACAGTAAACGTTACAGATAACGGTGCAGGCCAACTTGTTGCGACTGTAACTGACAACAACCCAACCTTCACAAACACTTATGTTGCGTCTTCAACACAAGTACCTTTCACAGCTAAGAAAGTCTTGAACGGTAAAGGTAAAGAACTTGCAGCAGGTCAGTTTAAGTTTGAACTTAAAGAAGGTGACAATGTAATCGAAACAGTTACAAATGCTGCAGACGGTACTGTTACTTTCAAAGCAATTGATTTCGCAAAAGCAGGTGTCTACACTTACACTATTACTGAAGTAAAAGGTGACGATGAGAATATCAAATATGATGAGAATTCTTACAAAGTGACAGTAACAGTGACAGATAATGGTGCGGGTCAACTTGTAACAACAGTTGAAGGTAACAACCCAACAATCACTAACACGTATACTGAACCGAAAAAAGAAGAACCTAAGGAAGATCCTAAGGGTGAGCAGCCTAAGGGAGATTTGCCAAACACTGGTGGAGCAGACTTTACAGCATTCTCTACTATTCTTGGTCTAGTTCTTGCAGCTTTGGCAGGACTTGTATACCGTGCTAAAAAAGTTGACTAA
- a CDS encoding ABC transporter ATP-binding protein — protein sequence MTEIRLEHVSYAYGDEKILEDINLQVTSGEVVSILGPSGVGKTTLFNLIAGILEVQSGRIVLDGEENPKGRVSYMLQKDLLLEHKTVLGNIILPLLIQKVDKAEAIARADEILATFQLTAVRDKYPHELSGGMRQRVALLRTYLFGHKLFLLDEAFSALDEMTKMELHAWYLEIHKQLQLTTLIITHSIEEALNLSDRIYILKNRPGQIVSEIKLEWSEGEDKEVQKIAYKRQILAELGLNT from the coding sequence ATGACAGAAATTAGACTCGAACATGTAAGTTATGCCTATGGCGATGAAAAGATTTTAGAGGATATCAACCTGCAGGTGACTTCGGGTGAAGTAGTTTCTATCCTAGGTCCAAGTGGTGTTGGAAAGACCACCCTCTTTAACCTAATCGCTGGGATTTTAGAAGTCCAGTCTGGGAGAATTGTCCTTGACGGCGAGGAAAATCCCAAGGGACGCGTGAGTTATATGTTGCAAAAGGATCTCCTCTTGGAGCACAAGACGGTGCTTGGCAATATCATCCTGCCACTCTTGATTCAAAAGGTGGATAAGGCAGAAGCTATTGCCCGAGCGGATGAAATTCTTGCGACCTTCCAGTTGACAGCTGTACGGGACAAGTATCCTCACGAACTCAGTGGAGGGATGCGTCAGCGTGTGGCCTTGCTTCGTACCTATCTTTTCGGACACAAGCTCTTTCTTCTTGACGAGGCTTTTAGCGCTTTGGATGAGATGACCAAAATGGAACTCCACGCTTGGTATTTGGAGATTCACAAGCAGTTGCAGCTGACGACCTTGATTATCACCCACAGCATTGAGGAGGCCCTCAATCTCAGTGACCGTATCTATATCTTAAAAAATCGGCCCGGACAGATTGTTTCAGAAATTAAACTAGAGTGGTCTGAAGGTGAGGACAAGGAAGTCCAAAAAATTGCCTACAAACGACAAATCTTAGCAGAATTGGGATTAAATACGTAG
- a CDS encoding ABC transporter substrate-binding protein → MKKTWKVFLTLVTALVAVVLVACGQGTASKDNKEAEVKKIDFILDWTPNTNHTGLYVAKEKGYFKEAGVDVDLKLPPEESSSDLVINGKAPFAIYFQDYMAKKLEKGAGITAVAAIVEHNTSGIISRKSDNVTSPKDLVGKKYGTWNDPTELAMLKTLVESQGGDFEKVEKVPNNDSNSITPIANGVFDTAWIYYGWDGILAKSQGVDANFMYLKDYVKEFDYYSPVIIANNDYLKDNKEEARKVIQAIKKGYQYAMEHPEEAADILIKNAPELKEKRDFVIESQKYLSKEYASDKEKWGQFDADRWNAFYKWDKENGILKEDLTDKGFTNEFVK, encoded by the coding sequence ATGAAGAAAACATGGAAAGTGTTTTTAACGCTTGTAACAGCTCTTGTAGCTGTCGTGCTTGTGGCCTGTGGGCAAGGAACTGCTTCTAAGGACAACAAAGAAGCAGAAGTCAAGAAGATTGACTTTATCCTAGACTGGACCCCAAATACCAACCACACAGGACTGTATGTAGCCAAGGAAAAAGGCTATTTCAAAGAAGCTGGAGTGGATGTTGATTTGAAATTGCCACCTGAAGAAAGTTCGTCTGATTTGGTTATCAATGGCAAGGCGCCATTTGCTATCTATTTCCAAGATTACATGGCTAAGAAATTGGAAAAAGGAGCAGGAATCACTGCCGTTGCCGCTATCGTAGAGCACAATACATCAGGAATCATTTCTCGCAAATCTGACAATGTCACCAGTCCAAAAGACTTGGTTGGCAAGAAATACGGAACTTGGAATGACCCGACTGAGCTTGCTATGTTGAAAACCTTGGTGGAATCTCAAGGTGGAGACTTCGAAAAGGTCGAAAAAGTACCAAACAACGACTCAAACTCCATCACACCAATTGCCAATGGTGTTTTTGACACTGCTTGGATTTACTACGGTTGGGATGGTATCCTTGCCAAATCTCAAGGCGTAGACGCTAACTTCATGTATTTGAAAGACTATGTCAAGGAGTTTGACTACTACTCACCAGTTATCATTGCAAATAACGACTATCTGAAAGATAATAAAGAAGAAGCTCGTAAAGTTATCCAAGCTATCAAAAAAGGCTACCAATATGCCATGGAACATCCAGAAGAAGCTGCAGATATCCTCATCAAGAATGCTCCCGAACTCAAGGAAAAACGTGATTTCGTTATCGAATCTCAAAAATACTTGTCGAAAGAATACGCAAGCGACAAGGAAAAATGGGGACAATTTGACGCAGACCGTTGGAATGCCTTCTACAAGTGGGATAAAGAAAATGGTATCCTCAAGGAAGACTTGACTGACAAAGGCTTCACTAACGAATTTGTAAAATAA
- a CDS encoding ABC transporter permease — protein sequence MRNLKSILRRHISLFGFLGVLSIWQLAGIFKLLPKFILPTPLEILQSFVRDREFLWHHSWATLRVALLGLVLGVLIACIMAVLMDSLAWLNDLIYPMMVVIQTIPTIAIAPILVLWLGYGILPKIVLIILTTTFPIIVSILDGFRHCDKDMLTLFSLMQAKPWQILWHFKIPVSLPYFYAGLRVSVSYAFITTVVSEWLGGFEGLGVYMIQSKKLFQYDTMFAIIILVSIISLLGMKLVDISEKYVIKWKRT from the coding sequence ATGAGAAACTTGAAAAGTATACTGAGACGTCACATTAGTCTATTTGGTTTTCTAGGAGTCTTGTCAATCTGGCAGTTAGCGGGAATATTCAAACTTTTACCCAAGTTTATCCTGCCAACTCCTCTTGAAATTCTCCAGTCCTTTGTTCGTGACAGAGAATTTCTCTGGCACCATAGTTGGGCGACTTTGAGAGTGGCTTTGCTAGGTCTAGTCTTGGGAGTCTTGATTGCCTGTATCATGGCGGTACTCATGGATAGTCTGGCTTGGCTCAATGACTTGATTTACCCTATGATGGTGGTTATCCAGACCATTCCGACCATTGCCATAGCGCCTATCTTGGTCTTGTGGCTAGGCTATGGGATATTGCCCAAGATTGTCTTGATTATCCTGACGACAACCTTCCCTATCATTGTTAGTATCTTGGACGGTTTTAGGCATTGTGACAAGGATATGCTGACTTTGTTTAGTCTGATGCAAGCCAAGCCTTGGCAAATCCTGTGGCATTTTAAAATCCCTGTCAGTCTGCCTTACTTTTATGCAGGTCTGAGGGTCAGTGTCTCCTACGCCTTTATCACAACCGTGGTGTCCGAGTGGCTAGGAGGTTTTGAAGGTCTTGGTGTTTATATGATTCAGTCTAAAAAACTGTTTCAGTATGATACCATGTTTGCGATTATTATTTTGGTGTCGATTATCAGTCTTCTAGGGATGAAGCTGGTCGATATCAGTGAAAAATATGTGATTAAATGGAAACGTACTTAA
- a CDS encoding MTH1187 family thiamine-binding protein encodes MKASIALQVLPLSQGIDRIAIIDQVITYLQAQSVTMVVTPFETVLEGEFDELMRILKDALEVAGQEADNVFANVKINVGEILSIDEKLEKYTETSH; translated from the coding sequence ATGAAAGCAAGCATTGCCTTGCAAGTCTTACCCCTATCACAGGGGATTGATCGAATTGCTATTATCGATCAGGTTATTACCTATCTGCAAGCTCAGTCCGTGACCATGGTAGTGACACCCTTTGAAACGGTCTTGGAAGGGGAGTTTGATGAGCTCATGCGCATTCTCAAAGACGCGCTAGAAGTGGCAGGGCAGGAGGCAGATAATGTCTTTGCCAATGTCAAAATAAATGTAGGAGAAATTTTAAGTATTGATGAGAAACTTGAAAAGTATACTGAGACGTCACATTAG